In Nocardioides daphniae, the DNA window CGCCGTAGAGGCGGTCGCCCGCGTCACCGAGGCCGGGCACGATGTAGCCCCTCTCGTTGAGGCGCTCGTCCATCGCGGCGGTCACGATCGAGACCGGCACGGTGAGGTCGGCGATCCCGGCCTCGAGGCGCTCGCAGCCCTCCGGGGCGGCGAGCAGGCAGATCGCGGTGATGTCGTCGGCACCGCGGTCGGTGAGGAAGCGGATCGCCGCGGCGAGCGTGCCGCCGGTCGCCAGCATCGGGTCGAGGACGTACACCTGACGACCGGAGAGGTCGTCGGGGAGGCGCTCGGCATAGGTGTGCACCTCGAGGGTGTCCTCGTTGCGGACCATGCCGAGGAAGCCGACCTCGGCGGTCGGGAGGAGGCGCATCATCCCGTCGAGCATGCCCAGTCCGGCGCGCAGGATCGGCACCACGAGCGGGGTCGGGGTCGACAGCTTCACGCCGGTGGTGGGGGCGACCGGGGTGGTGATGTCGACGCTCTCGACGCGGATCCCGCGGGTGGCCTCGTAGGCGAGCAGGGTGACGAGCTCGTCGGTGAGGCGACGGAAGGTCGGTGAGTCCGTGCGTACGTCCCGCAGGGTCGTGAGCTTGTGGGAGACGAGCGGGTGGTCCACGACCTGGGTGCGCATGGGGCAACCCTAGACGAAATGGGCGTGAACTCCCCGGTCGAGCAGCCCGCTCCGGGGTTGGCCCCGCCGCCGATCTCTGTCAGTGTGGACGAGGTCCGGAGGGTCCACGAACGAGGGCGAGCGATGTCGGAGTCTGGGTCGGTCACGCGGGTGGTGCACGACGACACCATCGACTTCGCGCTGGCCGCCTACCGCACCGACGGCGAGTGGCAGCTCGGCGAGCTCGCCGACACCGCGCTGGAGTCGGTGGAGACGCTGGCCGCCGGGCTGCGTCGCTTCGACACCGGCGAGGGCGCCCTCGGCATGGTCGGGGTCGACGAGGACTTCTTCGTGCTCGTGCGGGTCGACGGACACGCCACCCGCGTCCTGCTCTCCGACGTCACCGCCGCGCAGGAGTGGGAGATCGCCGAGTCGGTGGTCGACTTCCTGGGGCTGCCCGACCCGGAGGACGACGACTACGGGCCCGCCGGCGACCTGGGGATCGTGGCCGACCTCGGGATGCACGCCGACGACATGGGTGCGCTGGTCGACGACGTCGAGCTCTACCCTGACGAGATGCTCTCTGACATCGCCACCCGTCTCGGGTTCGGTCCTGCCTTCGACGACGCCGTCGGCCTCGAGGGTCTCTGAGCGTGACGGGCCACCACTGGGACGAGGCGATGCGCCTCGCCCTCGCCGAGGCTGACGCCGCGCTGGCGACCGAGGACGTGCCGATCGGCGCCGTCGTGCTCTCGCCGACCGGACAGGTGATCGGCACCGGACGCAACGTGCGCGAGGCCGACCACGACCCCACCGGCCACGCCGAGGTGGTGGCGATCCGCCGGGCCGCGCAGGCGGTCGGCGAGTGGCGACTGGAGGGGTGCACGTTGGTCGTGACGCTGGAGCCCTGCACGATGTGCGCCGGCGCGATCGTGCTGTCGCGCCTGGAGCGGCTCGTCTTCGGGGCGTACGACGTCAAGGCCGGCGCCGTGGGCTCGCTGTGGGACGTGGTGCGCGACCGTCGGCTCAACCACCGTCCCGAGGTGATCGCCGGGGTGCTGGCCGAGGAGTCGACGCAGCGGTTGGACGCCTTCTTCGCGTGTCAGCGCGGCTGAGGTCGCCCACTCCTCCGCAACTGTGGAGCTGATGGGCCACACGCCGGCGGCAGACGCATCAACTCGACAGTTGCGCTCGTACGACGTCAGCCCAGCTGCGGGTCGTCGCGGCGCAGCGTGTCGATCACGATGACCGCCAGGTCGGGCTCCTCGCCACGGTGCTCCCGGGCCAGGGCCAGGACGTCCTCGACGGCCTCCTCCAACGTCCGGACCGGGTCGTCCTCGTGGAGGCCCCGGGTGCGGGCGATGATCGCGCCGGCGAGGTGCGGGGAGATCTCGTCGTGGGCGTACGCCAGGTCCTTCGCCGCCTTGACCTGGCGCCTGACCCGCTCGAGCCGCACCGGCGAGACCGCCGGGCGGCTGGCGTAGAAGTAGACGACCGCGACGACGGCCGCGATCACCAGCACCATCAGCAGGAGCCTGATCATGGCCCGAGTCTAGGAGCCGGAGACGCCTCCGGAGGGGCAGGTGGGATCCGATTTAGTGCCCGGGTGAGGGGTCCGGTAACGTTCGTCGCGGTGACGTGTCCGAGCGGCCTAAGGAGAACGCCTCGAAAGCGTTTGTGGGCGCAAGTCCACCGAGGGTTCAAATCCCTCCGTCACCGCCAGCAGTGAAGCCCCGTCCTCGGACGGGGCTTCACTCGTTCCTGGACCCCTCCTCGTCAGGGGATCCAGACCGATGCCGTGCTGGACCAGGTGCCCTTGCCGTACTGCGTGTAGCCGCGCACCTGGTAGTCGTAGCGACGGCCGCCCGGCAGCATGAAGTCGTGGAACGAGGTCGACGTGGTCGGCCACAGGAGCTCCCACTCGCCCTGGCCGACCCGCTTGCGGATCTCGTAGCCCTGCACGTGGTTGATGCTGCTCCACGAGAGCCAGAGCTGGTTCGCACCGCCGGTGGCCGACACGGTCGGCGCCGGGGTGGTGTGCAGGCGCGTGTTGGACCACGCCCCCGGGTCGCGGCCGAAGAACGACTTCACCGGCCGCACCGCGTACTCCGACCGCTCGCCCGGGTGCAGCGGGAGCGACACCGAGCGCTCGTTCCAGTGCCGCAGGGCCGTCACCGGGAACCACGGCGCGTCCGGATCGGTGGTGACCAGGCGGCGGTAGACCTGGTACTGCATGGCGCCCGGCACCTTGCTCCACGACAGGTCCACGTTGAACCCGTCGGGAATGCTGGTGAGCGTGGGCGGCGTACGCGGCCCCAGCGGCGGGTTGGCGAGCGGGCGCGGATAGCTGGTGCCGACCCCGAAGCCGGCCAGGGCGTCGGCGAAGGCGGCCGCGATCCTGACCTCGCCGCGCGAGTTGGGGTGGACCCCGTCGTAGGTGTGCAGCGCCGGGTCGAAGTCGGTCCGGGTGAAGGCCAGCCGGATGGGTGACCGGGTGGTGCTCATCGTGTCCCGGATGTCGACGATGCCGAAGTTGGCCGCGCGCGCCAGGTCACGGAAGTCGGTGCGGTCGGCCTGCAGCTCGATCTCGGTCGGCACCAGGGTGCCGAGGACGATCCTGACGTCGGGCTTCGCCGCCCGCGCGTTGCGGATGACCTGCTTCAGCGCGGCCGTCGGGTCCTGGTCGGCGGCGACGTCGTTGATGCCCATCAGCAGCAGGAGGTAGTGCGGCTGCGTCGCCTGCACCTCAGCCTGGATCTGGCTGACCTTGTCGGCAGCCCTCTGGCCCCACCAGGCGGCGTGGTCCTGGTCGAACGGGTGCACGTAGGCCATCCGGTCGGGGCCGGTCTGCGAGTCGGCGACGTTGTCGAAGAGGTGGCGCCGCACCCCGACCATGTCGGGCGTCACGTCCGAGGCCTTCAGGTGGGTGTAGAGCCGGTAGCGCCAGGTGAAGTCACCGGCGCTCCCCTGGGAGATCGAGTCCCCACCACCATGATCCGTGGCGTCCCGCCGTCGGCGGCCACGGCGGACGAGGTCGGAAAGGCCAACCCCACCACCACCATCGACACGGCCGCGATCCACGCGCGTCCCCTCATCTGTCCTCCCGAGATCCTGACCGCTCCCTGCGGCCCTCAGCAACCTAGGGGTCACCGGCGACACCTTCGGGTGTGGTCACCGCTCGGACGTACGAGGTCCCGGCCGGAGCGCTCCGGTCGGGACCTCGTCAGTGGTGTGCGAAGGACTCGGTGCGTCCCCCTCAGTACGGCCAGTCGTCCGGCGTCGAGGTCCGGTAGACCACCGACTCGCAGTCCCAGTTGAAGTAGTCACCGGTGGGCGTGCCGTTCGGCGCCACGATGTAGACGATGTCGTCGCCGTCGCCGCAGTAGACCGCGTCGTAGTTGCCGTCGAAGTACAGCCAGACCGTGTCGGCACCGTCGCCGGCGTCGACGTAGTCACCGCCCGCACCGACGTAGAACAGGTCCTTGCCGCTGCCGCCGTAGACCGCGTCGTAGCCGTCGCCGTCGATCAGGAAGTCGGCACCGTTCTGACCCTCGATCGAGTCGGCACCGTCGCCGCCGTCCATGTAGTCGTTGCCGGAGCCGCCGGTCATGTAGTCGCCGTCGTCCTCGCCACCCATGAAGTCGTAGCCGTCGCCGCCGTGCATGGTGTCGTAGCCGTCGCCACCCCACATGGAGTCGTCGTCGTTGTCACCCGACAGGTAGTCGTCGTCGCCGCGCCCCTCCAGGGTGTCGTAGCCGTTGCCGCCGTAGAGCTGGTCGTGGCCGGCCGCCCCGATCAGCGAGTCGCTGCCGTTCTGGCCGTACAGCTGGTCGCTGCCCAGGCCGCCGCGCACGATGTCGTGGCCGTTGTTGCCGTAGCCCTTGTCGTCGCCCGCGTCGAGCAGCAGCTCGTCGTTGCCGTTGCCACCCCAGGCGCGGTCGTTGCCGTTGCCGCCGACGACCCGGTCTCGCCCGGCGTCGCCGTAGAGGCGGTCGTTGCCGCCGAAGCCGCGGACGCGGTCGTTGCCGGCCCGGGCCGAGATCGTGTCGGCACCCGCCGTGCCGCGCAGGTTGTCAGCGTTCTTGGTCCCCACGATCACCGCTGCGTACGCCGACGGCGCCATGATGCAGACGGCGACGGCACCGATGAGTGCCACCCGCAGTGGACGCTTCCCCCGAATGTCCATGATTGTTCCGTTCTGTGTGTGCTCGCCCGTGAAGGGTCGTTCTCCTGGACCACGCGGGACTGGACGTGCCCGGTGGACGTGGTGGTGCGCAGCACGGGACACGGCGCCCACGCACGGTGGCGCCGACCACGTCGTACGTGGCTGACGGCCGGCGGTGTCACCCAGATGTCGGGCCGCGAAGTGGCACCGTCGACGGAGTCGTCGCCGGTGGTCGAGGCCGGAGACCGCAAGTGGACCTTCCCCCGAGATGTCCACGTCCTGTCTAACCCCCTCGACCGGCGTTGACCACCTCCCGATTTGGGGATTGGTCTAGACCAGCGAAGCGTCGGCGCGCTCCACCGGGGTGGACATCACGCAAACCGTCGCCTCGGGCCGCTAGCCTGCGACGCCGTAGTCCACCAGCACCGAAGACCGAAAGCCCGAGGTACACATGTCCACCGAAGCCACCCCCGGATCCGCGCCCTACGCCCCGCCCGCGGGCGACCAGTACGCCGGCTCCGGCACCGGCCCCGTCGGCAAGGTGCGCGGCACCGGCCTCGTGATCGTGCTGACGATCGTGACGTTCGGCATCTACTCGCTCTACTGGTACTACAAGATCCACCAGGAGATGAAGGCCCACTCGGGTGCCGGCATCGGCGGCCCGATCGCCCTCCTCCTCGCCTTCTTCGTCGGCTTCGTGATGCCCTTCATCTCGTCGCACGAGATCGGCAGCCTGCGCGAGCGCGCGGGCCAGGAGCCCAAGGTCTCCGCCGTCACCGGCCTCTGGGTGATCCCCGGCTGCCTCCTGCTGGTCCTGCCGCTGGTGTGGCTCGTCAAGACCAACGGCGCCATCAACGACTACTGGCGCTCGCTCGGCGCCGCCTGACCGTACGCCGTTGACGCGCCGACAGCGCCCCGTGCCACGATGCACGGGGCGCTGTTGCATCCCGCCCGCGACGACGGACCGGCACCCACCGGCACCCACCGCGACTGACCCAGGAGACACCGATGGCGAGCGACTGCTGCGGCCCCGCCGCCGGCGGCGCGCCCGCCGCCCCGGGTGACGGCTGGGTCGACGCCCCGCGCCCGCCCTCCCCCGCGACCCCGAGCCGCAAGGGCCAGGTCCTGGTGCCCGGCGGCGACTTCTGGATGGGCGACTCGTTCGGCGAGGGCTACCCCGCCGACGGCGAGGGCCCTGCCCGCGTGGTCACCGTCCCCTCCTTCTGGATCGACGAGACGGCCGTGACCAACGACCGGTTCGCCGCCTTCGTCAAGGCCACCGGGCACGTCACCACCGCCGAGGCCGAGGGGTTCTCGGCGGTCTTCCACCTGGCGTACGACGGCGAGGCCCGCCACGTGCGCGGCCGCCCCGCCCAGGCCCCGTGGTGGCTGATGGTCGACGGTGCCGACTGGCGCCACCCCGAGGGGCCGGGCAGCGACGTCGCCCAGCGCGGCAACCACCCGGTCGTGCACGTCACCCACGCCGACGCCACCGCGTACGCAGCGTGGGCCGGCAAGCGGCTCCCGACCGAGGCCGAGTGGGAGAAGGCGGCCCGGGGCGGTCTCGACCGGGCCCGCTTCGTGTGGGGCGACGAGCTGCTGCCGCGCGGGCGCTGGATGGCCAACCTCTTCCAAGGTGACTTCCCGACCCGCAACACCCTCGACGACGGCTGGCTGACCACCGCGCCGGTGAAGTCCTACACCCGCAACGGCCACGGCCTGTGGCAGATGGCCGGCAACGTCTGGGAGTGGTGCGCCGACTGGTTCTCCCCCGAGACGCCGCTGCACCGCACCGACGACCCGACCGGTCCCGCGCAGGGCGAGAGCCGGGTGATGCGGGGCGGCTCCTACCTGTGCCACGACTCCTACTGCCACCGCTACCGGGTCGCGGCGCGCACCTCGTCGCCACCCGACTCGAGTGCTGCAAATCTCGGCTTCCGCTGCGCGAACGACGCCTGAGTCCGACGCCCCAGCCGATAGTCTCGTCGGGGCGTCCACACCAGAAGTCGGGAGAAGCCTGGATGAAGAAGCGGCCATGGCTGGTCGGCCTCGCGGCGGCAGCGACGGTGGCGACGCTGACCTCGGGGTGCACCCTGGGTGACGAGCCCGAGGCGAAGCCCGGACCGGGCACCGCCTCCAAGGTGCCGAGCGCCCCCGAGGAGGAGCGCGTCGGCAAGCCCAACATCCTGCTCATCACCGTCGACGACGCCTCCGCGACCGACGTGCTCGACATGCCGCACGTGCAGCGGCTCATCGCCGACGAGGGCGCCACGGTCGACACCGCGCTGGCGCCGACCCCGATCTGCGTCCCGGCCCGCGCCTCCCTGCTCACCGGGCAGTACACCCACAACCACGGCGCCCTGGGCATCTCCGGGCCCTACGGCAGCGTCACCTCCTTCATGGGCGACGGCAAGGACGACGACACCCTCCCGGTCTGGCTCAACGCGGCCGGCTACGAGACCTTCTTCGTCGGCAAGTACCTCAACGGCTACGGCAAGAACAACGGCACCGAGACCTACGTGCCGCCGGGCTGGACGCGCTGGCTGGCCAGCGTCGACACGACGACGTACGACTACGACAAGACGCAGCTCTCCAACAACGGCGCGGTCGAGGAGGTCTCCTCGACCTACAACGCCGACGGCTTCGCGGAGCGGGTCGACGACCTGCTCGGCCAGCCGCGGCGCACGACGCGCCCCTGGTTCCTGAACGTCAACTACGTGGCGCCGCACTTCGGCGGCCCGTGGGAGGACGACGACCCGAAGTACGTCGAGCAGGAGGTGCGCGGCAACGACTCCGCGCGCACCAACCCGCGCTTCCCCCCGACGCCGTACGTCCACCCCGACGACCGCGACAGCTTCGCGACACGCGAGCTGCCCGACGACCCGAGCATGTTCTACGACGTGCCCGACCAGCAGGCGGGCCGGGAGCGGAAGTTCCTGGCGAAGCCGAAGCGCAAGCGCTACCTGCGTGAGCTGCACCAGCAGCGGCTCGAGTCGCTGCAGGCGGTCGACCGGGCCGTGGGCCGGCACGTCGAGACCCTCGAGGAGTCGGGCCAGCTCGACGACACGGTCATCGTCTTCACCTCCGACAACGGCTACAGCGTCGGCCAGCACAACCTCGACGGCAAGCTCTTCTTCTACGAGCCCCAGCTCACCGTGCCGCTGGTGATCCGCGGGCCGGGCGTGCGGCCCGACTCCACCGTGGAGTCGGTCGTCACCCATGCCGACCTGCCGGTGACGCTGGCGGCGATGGCGGGCGCGACCCCGAGCCGCCCGGTCGACGGGCTCGACGTCTCACGACTGCTGGAGCAGCCGGAGAAGTACGTGGACCGCGTCGTCCCGCTCGAGGCGTACGCGGTCGATGCCCAGGACGACCAGCGGCTCTACTCGGGCATCCGGGTCGGCAACCGGTGGAAGTACGCCCGCATGAAGAGTGGCTTCGAGGAGGTCTACGACCTGGTCGAGGACCCCTACGAGCTGACCAACCTGGCCGAGCGCCGCCCGGCGCTCACCGCCCAGCTCCGCAGGCTCGACGAGCGCTACCGCGACTGCGCGGCCCGGACCTGCCCGCAGCTGGGCGAGGTGCCCGCCGTCAGGTGACGGGCACCCTCCCTGCTGGGCGGGCCTACTGCATCGCCGCCAGCAGGGCGTAGGTCCGGCGACCCAGCGCGATCGAGCGCTCCCACATCACGCCGACGACGAGCAGCACCGCGCCCGAGCCGACCAGCAGGACGAAGTTGGGGACGTACGCGAGCAGCGGACCGCCCTGGGTGAAGGCCACGATCCCGAGCGCCAGCGCGCCCAGCACCAGCGGCGCCCGCCAGCGCCGGGCGATGCCGACGACGAGCAGCAGGGCCGCCACCAGGGTGACCACGGTCAGGCGCCACGGCGAGTCGTCGGCGATCCCGGCCATCAGGCTCGGCAGGAGGCCGATGACGATCGCGGGACCCATGGTGAGGAAGGTCGGCGCCTGCCGGTCGCGCAGCCACTGCAGCGCGCCGAGGCCGGCGAGCAGGGCGGCGACGGGCAGGACGTACGCCTCGACCGTGGAGACGTCGCGGTCGACGAGCTGGACCCACAGGCCCGCCCCCAGCAGCACGATGGCGACGTAGGCGACCTCGAGGCGGCCGGGCAGAGCTGCGTACGCGGCGAGCAGCGCTCCGAGGGCGACGAGCACGGTCGCCAGCACGAAGGCGTCGACGTCGAGGCCCGCGGTGACCGCCGTGACGGCGTACGCGGCGGCAGCGGCCAGCGCGATCGGCTCCATCGCCCAGTGGCCCCGCTCGAGCGCCGACCAGCGGGCTCCGCCCGCGACGGCGACCGCCACGACCGCGGCCACCAGGGCCGCGACCGCCGAGGTGACGGGCTCGGCGTCGCGCAGCGCCACCAGCACGCCGGCGACGGCGGCGGCGTGGGCGAAGGCCGCCATCGACGGGTCGTTGCGCCGGACGGCAGTGACCGTCGTGGCCAGGGCCAGCGCGACCAGCGGGACCACCGGCAGCCACCAGTCGGCCGGCCCGGCACCGCCACGCAGGGCGGCGAGGTCGAGCCCGCTGGCGTGGCCACCCTCGGCCAGGGCGAGCAGCAGCGCGGAGAGGAGCACCAGGGCCAGGCGCAGGGTCCAGCTCAGGAGGTCGCCCCAGCCGAAGCGGTGCCCGAAGGTCCCGTCCCGGCCGAGGACGGCGAGCCCGAGCAGGACCAGGCCGACGACCGCGGCGACCGCCGCCACCGCGCCCCGGGGCGCGTCGACGACCGGCACACCCAGGGCCACGAGCAGCCCCAGCAGGCCGACCATCCGCAGGGCGAGGCGGGCGTCGCCCACCGCGGGGACCAGGCGCTGCACGACCAGCAGGGCCACCGGCAGCAGCACCAGGAGCACCATCGCCAGGTAGCGGTCGCCCGCAGGGCCGTCCTCGTAGCCGACGGCGAAGGCGACGAGGAGGTGGATGAGCAGCCCCACCACCGCGGAGAGCAGCGGCACCACCGAGGAGGGTGAGACGAGGCCCGTACGCCCGTCCAGGCGCACCGCAGCCCAGGCGAGGCCGACGCTGGCCACGGCGACGAGCAGGCCGGCGACCGAGGCCCCGAGGCCGTCGGGGTCGGCGACGACCACGGCCGACCACAGCGCGGCGACCGCGAAGACCAGGGCGACCGGGCGGTAGACGACGATCCGGCGCAGCTCGCCGGTCGCGTCGTGGCGCGGCACGAGGGCGTCGAAGCCGAGCAGCAGACCGGTGCCGACGAGGCCGGCGACGGTCCAGTACTGCTCGACGGGCAGCGCGTCGAGGCCGGCCAGCCCGAGTCGGTGCGCGGCCCAGAGATCGAGCCAGACCAGGCCGGAGGCGATCACGGCGGCGGTCTCGGCGGCGGCGGGCAGACGCTTGCGGGTGGCCAGGGCGGCGCCGCCGGCGGCGAGCCCGGTGAGGACGACCATGACGAGGGCCTGGCCGACCAGGCCGATCAGGCTCCACACGACGAGCAGGAAGAACGAGAGACCCGACAGGAGCAGGAAGGCGGCGATGCCGAGCAGGACCTGCTGCCCGCTCAACGCCTTGCGCGGCAGAGTCGGGGCGAGGTGGCCCGGGTGCTGCGGCAGGGGTGCCGGGGAGCTCGGGCGTACGCCCTCGGAACGGCCCTGGGCGACCTCCGCCGGGCTGGGCGGCTGGAGGAGCAGGGCACGCAGGCGCCTCGACTCGGCCGACAGGCTGCCGATGCGCTGCTCGACCTCCCACAGCTGGCGCGCGAGCGGACCGGTGAGCCGGATGCCGCAGGTGGGGCACAGCGGCGTACCGACCGGAAGCGCGGAGCGGCACTCGGGGCAGGCGAAGGTCGTCGGCAGCGCGGAGCCGGGGGCGGGGCGCTCCTGGGCGGCTCGTTCCCGGGCCGCCTGCTCCGGGGCAGGGAGATCGTTCATGGGCGTCATCCTCGTGGACTTCACGTCGACGGGGAATGGGCACCCGTACTCAACGCCCCACCGGCACCGACCAAGCCCTCGCGAGGTGAAGAGTCGCATGGTCCTGCGAGGAGTGCTACCGTGATTTCATAACCCCCGGGGGGATAGGAGAGGAAGCACAGTGACCCAGTCCAGCGCAGTCCAGTCAGGCACCACCGTCAGCGTCGTCCCCGTCGAGACCCCGAGCCTCGGCGACCGCAGCTACCTCGCCCACGACGGCGAGGTCGCCTTCGTCGTCGACCCGCAGCGCGACATCGACAGGTTCACCAGCCTCCTCGACGAGCTGGGCGTGCGGCTCACCCACGTCTTCGAGACCCACATCCACAACGACTACGTCACCGGCGGCCGCGCGCTCGCCGACGCCACCGGCGCGACGTACGTCGTCAACGCCGACGACCCGGTCAGCTTCGAGCGCCTCGGAGTCCGCGACGGCGACGTGATCGAGGTCGGGTCGATGCAGGTCACCGCCGTGGCCACCCCCGGCCACACCTACACGCACCTCTCGTACGCCCTCGCGCACGACACCGGCTCGGGCGAGCCCACCCACGTCGCGGTCTTCTCCGGCGGCTCGCTGCTCTTCGGCGCCACCGGCCGCCCCGACCTGCTCGGCCCCGAGCACACCGACGCGCTGGTCCGTCACCAGCACGCCTCCGCGCACCGTCTGGCCGACCTGCTCCCCGACACCGCCGAGGTCTTCCCGACCCACGGCTTCGGCTCCTTCTGCTCGGCCAGCCAGTCCGACGCCACCGCCTCCACGATCGGGCAGGAGCGACGCAGCAACCCCGTCCTCACCCAGGACGAGGAGACGTACGTCCGTGAGCTGCTCGCCGGGCTCAACGCGTGGCCGACCTACTACGCCCACATGGCGCCGGCCAACCTCGCCGGCCCCGACGCGCCCTCGCTGGAGCTGCCCGCGCTCGCCGACGCCACCGAGTTGCGCCGCCGGATCGAGGCGGGCGAGTGGGTCGTCGACCTGCGCAACCGCACCACCTTCGCCGCTGGCCACGCCCCCGGCACCCTCAACTTCGGCATCGACGGCCAGTTCGCGACCTACCTCGGCTGGCTGATCGAGTGGGGCACCCCGCTGACCCTGCTGGGTGAGAGCGCCGACCAGGTCGCCGAGGCCCAGCGCGAGCTGGTCAGGATCGGCATCGACCGCCTCGAGGCGCACGCCACCGGCGGCCCCGAGCAGTGGACCGACGGCCCGCTGGCCTCCTTCGAGACCGCGACCTTCGCCGACCTCGCCCAGGTGCGGCACCACCGCGAGGTCGTCGTGCTCGACGTGCGGCGTGACGACGAGTACGCCTCCTCCCACGTCGACGGCGCGGTCAACGTGCCGCTGCACGCGCTGACCCGCTCGCTCGCCGACGTGCCCGCAGGTGAGGTCTGGGTGCACTGCGCCGGTGGCTACCGCGCCTCGATCGGTGCCTCGCTGCTCTCCGCGGGCGGGCGCCACGTGGTGGCGATCGACGACTCCTTCGACAACGCCGGTTCGTCGGGGCTGCCGCTGGTCAGCGACCCCGCGGGCGAAGACGCCACCGACTGAGGTGGTCACGACGCTCCTGGCGATCGCCGTCGGCCTGGCGATCGGCCTGACCCTGGGCGCCCTCGGCGCGGGCGGCTCGATCCTGGCCGTTCCGGTGCTGCTGCACCTCTTCGACCAGTCGCCGACGACCGCCACCACGGGCTCCCTGATCGTGGTCGGCACGTCGGCACTGGTCGGCGCGGTCACGGCCCGCCGGGCCGGGCGGGCGCTCGTGCTGCGGGGCCTCGTCTTCGGCGCGACCGCGACCGGTGGCACCGTGCTGGGAGCCCTGGCCTCCACGCACGTGCCGGAGGTCGCCCTCACGGCCAGCTTCGCCGTGCTGATGCTGCTGGTCGGCGCCCTGATGGTGCGTCAGCTGCGCAGGCGGGAGACGGCCCAGGAGGAGGCCGACGACTTCGCCGAGCCCGTCCTCACCTTCGACCCCCGACTGACCATCAACTGGCCGGTGGCCCTGAAGGTGCTCGCCACCGCCACCGCGGTGGGCCTGCTCACCGGCTTCCTCGGCGTCGGCGGAGGCTTCCTGATCGTGCCGGCCCTGGTGCTCGCGCTCGGACTGCCGATGCGGCACGCGGCCGGGACCTCGCTCGTCGTGATCGCCCTGACCAGCGCGACCGCGCTGGCCACCCGCGCCGGGCTCGGCAGCCAGCCCGACTGGTCGGTGGTCGTCCCGCTGGCCGCAGCCGCGGTCGTGGGAGCCGTGGCCGGCACCGGCCTGGCCGGACGGGTCAACCGCCGCGCGCTCTCCGGCGCCTTCGCCGCGCTGGTCATCGGCGTCGGCATCTTCACCGGCGTCGAGGTGCTGCTGGGCTGACCGCCCCGGCACCACCGCGGGCCCGGCGCCTGCGGTGACCCTTGACGTACGAAGCGCAGCTCACGGACAATGCTGCGCACGAGGGGAGTACCCCACCTCGACGCCTCGTCAGTTCGGTCGGCCCTGTCCGACCCGGTGCGTCGGCCGCACTCGACCCGGTCGAGTCGGCGGGGGAGACCTCCAACCGCCCGCCACGCGGGCAGCTGGAGGTGTGTCATGGATGTCCCCATCTGGGCCTGGGCCGCGGTCCTGGCCGTCATCGTCGCGATGCTCGCGATCGACCTGTTCGCGCACCGAACGGCCCACGTCGTGTCGGTGCGGGAGGCCGCCGCCTGGTCGGCGCTCTGGGTCTCGCTCGGGGTGGCGTTCGGTGGTGTCGTCTGGTGGGCCTACGGCCCCCGCGCCGGCGGTGAGTACTTCGCCGGCTACCTGATCGAGAAGTCGCTGGCGGTGGACAACGTCTTCGTGTTCGCCCTGATCTTCACCTCGTTCGCCGTCCCCAGGGAGTACCAGCACCGGGTGCTGTTCTACGGCGTGCTGGGGGCCTTGGTGTTCCGGGCGGTCTTCATCGCCGGCGGGGTGGTGCTGATCGAGAACTTCGCCTGGGTCCTCTACGTGTTCGGGGCCTTCCTCGTCTACACCGGCGCGAAGATGCTCATCCACCGCGCCGACGAATGGGACCCCACCCGCAGCCCCGTGCTGCGCTGGGCCCAGAGGCGGATCCCCTCGACGCCGGAGCTCCACGGGCAGAGGTTCTGGGTGCGGCGGGCGGGCGGCTGGGTGGCCACCCCGCTCTTCTTCGTGCTCCTGCTGATCGAGACGACCGACATCATCTTCGCGGTCGACTCCATCCCCGCGATCTTCGCGGTCACCCAGGAGCC includes these proteins:
- a CDS encoding TerC family protein, whose protein sequence is MDVPIWAWAAVLAVIVAMLAIDLFAHRTAHVVSVREAAAWSALWVSLGVAFGGVVWWAYGPRAGGEYFAGYLIEKSLAVDNVFVFALIFTSFAVPREYQHRVLFYGVLGALVFRAVFIAGGVVLIENFAWVLYVFGAFLVYTGAKMLIHRADEWDPTRSPVLRWAQRRIPSTPELHGQRFWVRRAGGWVATPLFFVLLLIETTDIIFAVDSIPAIFAVTQEPFLVFTSNAFAILGLRAMYFLLADLMHRFVHLKVGLAAILVFVGVKMLLLDVVKIPIWLSLGVIATSITVAVLWSLRATGDEREGAGV